The Archocentrus centrarchus isolate MPI-CPG fArcCen1 chromosome 1, fArcCen1, whole genome shotgun sequence genome includes the window TGAATTTCCCAACCCGCCCAGAGAACTGCGGGCTGGTGCCCAGGGAGGAGGCAGCCGAGGGCGGGCAGTGTGACTCTGAGAGACCGGTACAGAAGCAGAGGAGCCGGCGGAGACCCAGAGTGCTTTTCTCCCAGGCGCAGGTCTTCGAGCTGGAGCGTCGCTTCAAGCAGCAGCGCTACTTGTCCGCCCCAGAGCGAGAGCATCTGGCGACCACCCTCAAACTCACCTCGAACCAGGTGAAGATCTGGTTTCAGAACCGTCGCTACAAGTGCAAACGGCAGCGGCAGGACAAATCTCTGGAAGCGGCTGGGCAGCATCATCCTCCGCCGCCAAGGCGCGTCGCCGTGCCGGTGCTGGTTCGGGATGGGAAGCCGTGTCTGGGAGGTGCACAGAGTTATGCCGCCTCGGCTTCTACTCCGTACGGATCAAATCCGTACAGCTATAACGGATACCCGGCCTATACGTACAACAGCCCCCCATATAACACCAATTATAGCTGCACCTACACCAGTATCCCCGCCCTTCCCCCCTCCGGCACCCCCAGCGCCTTCATGAACATGAACTTGGGAAACGTGAGCGGCCTCGGCAGCTCCCCGCAGGCTCAAACACATCAAGGGACAGCGGTTACATCTTGTCAGGGTTCCCTGCAGGGGATCAGGGCCTGGTAGCCTCACCATAACCGAACAAATATCTTTTTTTATGGAGTTCTTCAATCCACGTTCTTTTTTAGAAGTGCGCATTAACTTGGTCAAAATACAGTCAGAGTACAGTATTGCTTTTGCGCGTTTGGATTCACGTTTCCAGGTATTTCAAGAATTTTAGAGAAAATTAGTTTCCGTAATTGCTGGTTGTCACATATCTGAACAGCAGTTGCTTGGGTGAATTTTTATTCTGTGGTCCAACATTTGTTGGTGCTCTAGCAGCAGCACTGAAGCGCAGAGAAGAAATGGCGCTCAAGTTTGCGGATTTCTCCTGATCTGAACTgacaaagactttttttttttaatgattgtttTTATCGTGTTATATTTTTAGGTTATAAAGAGACTGAACTGCTTACAAGTGTTTTTGGCTCAACAAAGAATTGTTTTAGTCTATTTCACATCTATTCAAATAAACCCAAGAGATTAAAGGGAGTGCGTTTTGATTCTGTATTGGGCAGAAgtatatgaatgtgtgtcaaATTTGAGAAAGATTACGAGAATGCCAAAATGCATCACAGGCACGAA containing:
- the LOC115780810 gene encoding homeobox protein Nkx-2.3-like; the protein is MLLGGLHFLDAAEQELDDMMLQSPLTSTPFSVKDILKLEQQQQQQQQSGTLELTHRIHTQHLSGSPQQQQQQPPHFQTAPSCMLAGARDSPSFSDGEDNLAYLSALAVREEERGETSLSPDMYVHPGLQGAKLEAAELEEQDSKNCGLVPREEAAEGGQCDSERPVQKQRSRRRPRVLFSQAQVFELERRFKQQRYLSAPEREHLATTLKLTSNQVKIWFQNRRYKCKRQRQDKSLEAAGQHHPPPPRRVAVPVLVRDGKPCLGGAQSYAASASTPYGSNPYSYNGYPAYTYNSPPYNTNYSCTYTSIPALPPSGTPSAFMNMNLGNVSGLGSSPQAQTHQGTAVTSCQGSLQGIRAW